From Candidatus Ozemobacteraceae bacterium, a single genomic window includes:
- a CDS encoding GNAT family N-acetyltransferase gives MNITIRETCENIDWEQVRAALERVGMAFRDPETHRRAFEGSYCRAFLFDDDRMIGFGRAISDGVIQAAIYEIVVLPEYQGKGLGKRLMNHLLERLAGCNVILYANPGREGFYEGLGFRPMPTAMGRFTNPRRMIERGMLR, from the coding sequence ATGAATATCACGATACGCGAAACGTGTGAAAATATCGACTGGGAACAGGTTCGGGCAGCCCTCGAGCGCGTCGGCATGGCCTTCCGGGATCCCGAGACCCACCGACGGGCGTTCGAGGGAAGCTACTGCCGGGCGTTTTTGTTCGACGACGACCGGATGATAGGCTTCGGCCGCGCGATCTCGGACGGCGTCATCCAGGCGGCCATCTACGAAATCGTCGTCCTGCCGGAATACCAGGGAAAAGGTCTCGGAAAGCGGCTGATGAACCATCTTCTCGAGCGACTCGCCGGCTGCAACGTCATTCTTTACGCGAACCCGGGCAGGGAAGGTTTCTACGAAGGCCTCGGATTTCGGCCGATGCCGACGGCCATGGGCCGCTTCACGAACCCCCGGCGGATGATCGAGCGCGGGATGCTGCGCTGA
- the cysK gene encoding cysteine synthase A, with translation MPRIYLENTQSIGNTPLVRLNRVTAGCRATVLAKIEGRNPAYSVKCRVGSALVLDAEKRGLLQPGIGIIEPTSGNTGIALAFTAASRGYRLTLTMPDTMSVERRKVLAAFGASIVLTPGADGMAGAVRKAEEIAASEPGRWYLPQQFKNPANPAIHEKTTGPEIWDDTDGVVDALVCGVGTGGTITGVSRYLKKRMNCELTSVAVEPAESPVITQHLAGEPLKPSPHKIQGIGAGFIPETLDLSLVDRVERVESGEAVEMARRLAREEGILSGISCGAAVAAALRLAREDAFAGKTIVVILPDSGERYLSTVLFDHLSE, from the coding sequence ATGCCGCGCATTTATCTTGAAAATACCCAGTCGATCGGAAACACGCCGCTGGTGCGGTTGAATCGTGTAACCGCAGGCTGTCGGGCCACGGTACTCGCGAAGATCGAGGGCCGAAACCCCGCCTACTCGGTGAAATGCCGCGTCGGATCCGCCCTCGTGCTGGACGCAGAGAAAAGAGGGCTTCTCCAGCCCGGCATCGGCATCATCGAACCGACGAGCGGAAACACGGGCATCGCTCTGGCCTTCACGGCCGCATCGCGCGGGTATCGGCTGACGCTGACCATGCCGGACACGATGAGCGTCGAGCGCCGGAAAGTGCTGGCGGCGTTCGGAGCGTCGATCGTGCTGACGCCCGGCGCGGATGGCATGGCCGGGGCGGTACGAAAAGCGGAGGAGATCGCCGCATCCGAACCCGGCCGCTGGTATCTGCCCCAACAGTTCAAGAACCCCGCGAATCCAGCCATCCATGAGAAGACGACCGGCCCCGAAATATGGGACGACACCGACGGCGTCGTCGATGCGCTCGTCTGCGGGGTCGGAACCGGCGGAACCATCACCGGCGTTTCGAGATATCTCAAGAAGCGCATGAACTGCGAACTGACCTCCGTCGCCGTCGAACCGGCCGAAAGCCCGGTCATCACGCAGCATCTCGCCGGCGAACCCCTGAAGCCGTCTCCGCACAAGATTCAGGGCATCGGGGCGGGTTTCATTCCGGAAACGCTCGACCTGTCTCTCGTCGACCGGGTCGAGAGGGTCGAGAGCGGCGAAGCCGTCGAAATGGCCCGCCGCCTCGCCCGCGAGGAAGGCATCCTCAGCGGCATCTCCTGCGGAGCCGCCGTCGCCGCGGCCCTCCGTCTCGCCCGAGAGGACGCATTCGCCGGAAAAACGATCGTGGTCATCCTGCCCGATTCGGGCGAGCGGTATCTGTCCACGGTTCTTTTCGATCACCTGAGCGAATGA
- a CDS encoding TlyA family RNA methyltransferase has protein sequence MRLDQCMVARGLCESRAKAQDLIRSGAVSVAGKVVTRPAHETGGEEAIAISADVPAYVGRAALKLKPVLAGGLIDVRGKRCLDVGASTGGFTQVMLEFGAAAVVALDVGSGQLHPSLRADPRVISRENCDLRRFDDADGFDVVTADVSFISLVRLLPDLDRLARGALVLLFKPQFEVGPDARRNRAGVVRDAAAVASARRAFEAEAARIGWRLVSAKPSDLPGRDGNLEYVYVFDKRAGLSAAPAASALDVPLRMGRRRCNNNE, from the coding sequence GTGAGACTCGACCAGTGCATGGTGGCCCGCGGCCTGTGCGAATCGCGGGCGAAGGCGCAGGACCTGATTCGTTCCGGCGCCGTATCGGTCGCCGGCAAGGTCGTCACACGGCCCGCGCACGAGACGGGCGGGGAAGAGGCGATCGCGATTTCCGCCGACGTGCCCGCATACGTGGGCCGCGCCGCGCTGAAACTGAAGCCGGTTCTGGCCGGCGGGCTCATCGACGTTCGCGGGAAGCGGTGCCTCGACGTGGGCGCCAGCACGGGCGGCTTCACTCAGGTGATGCTCGAGTTCGGCGCCGCCGCCGTCGTGGCGCTCGACGTCGGAAGCGGGCAGCTCCATCCGTCGCTTCGGGCCGATCCCCGCGTCATCAGTCGCGAAAACTGCGATCTGCGGCGATTCGACGATGCCGACGGTTTCGACGTGGTGACGGCCGACGTCTCGTTCATCAGTCTCGTGCGACTGCTGCCCGACCTGGATCGCCTGGCGCGCGGAGCGTTGGTGCTCCTGTTCAAGCCGCAGTTCGAAGTCGGTCCCGATGCCCGCCGAAACCGGGCCGGCGTCGTGAGGGACGCCGCCGCCGTCGCCTCCGCGCGCCGGGCATTCGAGGCCGAGGCCGCCCGGATCGGCTGGCGTCTCGTGTCCGCGAAACCGAGCGACCTTCCGGGCCGCGACGGGAACCTCGAATACGTCTACGTGTTCGACAAACGGGCCGGCCTTTCCGCCGCGCCTGCCGCATCCGCCCTCGACGTCCCCCTGCGCATGGGACGACGTCGATGTAATAATAACGAGTAA
- a CDS encoding glucosaminidase domain-containing protein, producing MNIHVRQPLRSGIAVLLMIAVCSCSLAQSDLMSILENHQPEKQGAQVGGGAGGDASRNPAVATTVSGSVFANFLDRVNRLFAKLNVLASRVNRLIERLATAKTPKSTSGGSPGGSKPKASAPGNGESSSLNAWKGGKLSPAKFCELLGPVAAATFAATGVPASVTLAQAALETGWGASTIGSAKNLFGIKGTGPAGSVTVPTREWSGGRFITINAKFRKYNTWKESVDDHARLISQVSRYKNCMKYRNDPDRFAREVQKAGYATDPNYANKLIGIMKANNLYKWDK from the coding sequence ATGAACATCCATGTTCGTCAGCCGCTGCGTTCCGGCATCGCGGTTCTGCTGATGATCGCCGTGTGCTCGTGTTCGCTCGCGCAGTCCGATTTGATGTCGATCCTCGAGAACCATCAGCCCGAGAAGCAGGGGGCTCAGGTAGGGGGCGGAGCGGGCGGCGACGCTTCGCGGAATCCGGCTGTGGCGACAACGGTTTCGGGGAGCGTCTTCGCGAACTTTCTGGACCGTGTAAACAGGCTGTTCGCGAAGCTCAATGTGCTGGCATCCCGCGTGAACCGGCTCATTGAACGCCTCGCGACGGCCAAAACCCCGAAAAGCACTTCCGGCGGCAGTCCGGGCGGTTCCAAACCGAAGGCCTCCGCTCCCGGAAACGGCGAATCTTCGTCGCTGAATGCCTGGAAAGGCGGCAAGCTTTCGCCGGCGAAGTTCTGCGAACTGCTCGGCCCGGTCGCGGCGGCCACGTTCGCCGCCACCGGCGTGCCGGCATCGGTCACGCTGGCCCAGGCGGCCCTCGAGACGGGGTGGGGCGCCTCGACGATCGGCAGCGCCAAGAACCTGTTCGGGATCAAGGGAACCGGCCCCGCCGGCTCGGTGACGGTGCCGACAAGGGAATGGTCGGGCGGCAGGTTCATCACGATCAACGCCAAGTTCAGGAAATACAATACCTGGAAGGAATCCGTCGATGACCACGCCCGTTTGATCAGTCAGGTTTCCAGATACAAAAACTGCATGAAATACAGGAACGACCCCGACCGGTTCGCCCGCGAGGTGCAGAAGGCCGGATATGCAACGGACCCGAATTATGCTAATAAATTGATCGGCATCATGAAAGCCAATAATCTGTACAAGTGGGACAAATGA